Genomic segment of Microbacterium sp. BH-3-3-3:
GCGGGGGATGTTTCAACGGTGCGGGACATGATGTTCTCCAGGGCGGGATGCGGCTGCGGTGCGGGACCGAACCTATGAGCGCCGCCCGTCCGCGGCGCTACCGGTTTCGCCTTCCCGGTAGGCGAAGCGGCGCTCGCCGGTAGTCGGGCCGTGCGTGCGGCCAGTAGTCGCGGGTCGTTAGGGTCGGGCCATGACCATCGCTCGCGACGCCGTCGTGCTCGCCCTTCCCGATGCCGCTCCCGAGATCGATGACACCGCGTTCGTGGCATCCGGAGCCCGAGTCGTGGGGGACGTGCGACTGTCGACGGACGCGAGCGTCTGGTACAACGCGGTCCTGCGGGGCGACAGCGCGTCGATCACCGTCGGCGCCCGGAGCAACGTGCAGGACAACGTCTCGGTCCACGTCGACGCCGGACGCCCCGTCGTCATCGGCGCCGACGTCTCGGTCGGACACAACGCCGTCGTGCACGGGTGCACCATCGGCGACGGTTCGCTGATCGGGATGGGGAGCGTGATCCTCTCGGGTGCCGATATCGGTCCCGGCTGCCTCATCGCCGGGGGAGCGGTCGTGCTCGAGGGCACCGTCGTGCCGGCGGGATCGCTCGTCGCAGGCGTTCCGGCCCGGGTGCGTCGCGTGCTGACCGACGAGGAGCGCGCGAAGATTCTGCGGAACGCCCAGACGTACGTGGCGCACACGGCTCGGCATCGCGCCGCGTCGCCGGTCACGGACCTCGATCGAGACCCGGACATGTGGACGGACTGACCCGGGGGAGCGAATCGACGCGTCCGACGGGTGAAGTTCCGCGGCTCTGACGGGGGTCCGCGCCGGGACTGTGGTGTCGTGGCGAGCGGTGTCGCTGTCGGCGATGCCGTCGCCGCCCGGGAGCCGCCATCTGCGCAACCGCCTCGTCCACCCGCCGTCAGTGGGTCCGTCCCGCAGCGGCGCGCGGATCGTGGCCGCGCGGGTCGTGGCGGCGAACAGCGCTCTACGCCGCCTGCGGATTCGACGTACCCACGGAGGCGCAGGCGGGCCTCGAGCTCGATCTGTCGCTGGGCGGGTGGGCCGGCCCCGAGCAGCAGCGCGACGCGTAGTCTCGCGAGATGCACATCACGACGCTCGGCCCCGACGAGGTCTTCGTGTTCGGATCGAACGCGTCCGGGGCGCACGGCGGGGGAGCCGCGCGGTTCGCCCTGGACCGTTTCGGAGCGGTCTGGGGCCAGAGCGAGGGGCCGCAGGGGCAGGCCTACGGCATCGACACGATGTCGGGACTCGCGGTGTTCGAGGAGCAGGCACGGCGATTCGTCGCGTTCGCGGCGGATCACCCCCACCTGCGGTTCCTGGTCACCGAGGTCGGGTGCGGGATCGCGGGATATCGACCCGCGCAGGTGGCGGGGTTCTTCGCGGGAGCCGGGCAGAACGTCGTGCTGCCGGAATCGTTCCGCGGAGACGGTCGTCGGCGATCGGATGCCGATGCGGAGAATCCCTAGGCGCGGGACGGATGGAGGGGCTGACGAGAATCGAACTCGCATCATCTGTTTGGAAGACAGAGGCTTTACCACTAAGCTACAGCCCCGAAATCCGGCGACTCGAGGAGTCGCGGAATCGGACTTCTCTACTCTACGACACCCGTGGGAGTGCCTCCGACACCATGCGGGGACACACGTGTGCGGGCGGGTGGCTCCTCGGCATCCGGAGGACCGGCAGGAGGTGCCGCCCGCGGACGCATCCTGAGCGGATCGGACAACCCCGCCGCAGAGAAACCGGCGTGCCCAGGCCGATCGACTAGACTTTCCTCGGTCGTTTCGTCGGCGCGTGCCGCGCGTCGCCCCGGGGCGTAGCTCAGCTTGGTAGAGCGCCCGCTTTGGGAGCGGGAGGCCGCAGGTTCAAATCCTGTCGCCCCGACGTCACGGCCCCACAGACCACAGGCCCAATCGGCCCCCGCGTGCGCGCGGGCCACACGAGGAGAACGAACCGCATGGTCAACAGCACCGTCGAGAAGCTCAGCCCCACCCGGGTCAAGCTCCACATCACGGTCTCGCCCGACGAGCTCAAGCCGAGCATCGCTCACGCCTACGAGCACA
This window contains:
- a CDS encoding gamma carbonic anhydrase family protein; this encodes MTIARDAVVLALPDAAPEIDDTAFVASGARVVGDVRLSTDASVWYNAVLRGDSASITVGARSNVQDNVSVHVDAGRPVVIGADVSVGHNAVVHGCTIGDGSLIGMGSVILSGADIGPGCLIAGGAVVLEGTVVPAGSLVAGVPARVRRVLTDEERAKILRNAQTYVAHTARHRAASPVTDLDRDPDMWTD